The sequence TTATAACGTAAATTCTAATTTCTTACAAGCAACATATGAAATGGAAGAATAGGATACTCCAATATTGAATAGAGCTATAATCGACATGTCGAAAACATTAATcgtacctgccaggtttccgtGATCTCCTGCTGCTCGGTgttggttaagggcataggccctagcgtATCGTGGTTGGTTCTGATTTCCTCTAGGACCTTGGTTTTGTCGTTGTTGGTTTCCAGGATTTTGTTGTTGGGGTGCTCCTCCTCCCTTCTTTGGGCATGTCGAGACATAATGCCCGGCCTCTCCGCAGTTATAGCAGACGTTCATTCCTTTCAGACATTCTCCCGGATGGAGTTTTTGACATTTTGGGCAAGGAGTTTGAACTATTGCTTGAGGTTGTGGGTTCTGATGTTGATTCTGATTTTGATTTGCCGtccatggtttcttcccatttccaatGTTTCCACCAGtcccttcattccattttctctttcccttACTACCATCTTGAGATGGTACAAATCCAAACTGTTCGGGGGAttttcctttctcccttggCAACAATGACTCAATAGTGAGGGCTCTACTCAATGTCTGCGCGTAGGTGAGACCCCCTTGACTTGCTAGGGAAATCGCTATCTCGTGATGCAGTCCGTTTCTGAACTTCTCTGCGCGTTTCTCATCGCTGTCCACCAAcgtcggagcatatcttgatagctgattgaaggCTCTATCATACTCGGTCACAGTTCCCGTTTTCTGTCTCAAATTCCAAAACTCGTTCTGTTTCTTTTGTCGGTAACATCCTGGTATATACTTCTCATACAATTCAGCCTTGAATTCTTCCCATGTGAAATTCTCCCACTGTTCGTCAGTCATAGTCCGCCTCACTgactcccaccaaaagtcagcttcGTCCACCAACTGATAAGTTGCGCATGCCACTTTATCCTCATCGTCACAACGGATGTAGTTGAAGATCCGTTCTATTGCCCTAACCCATTTCTCGGCATCCGCAGGTTCGCCCAAtccatcaaacgttggaggtttttccttgCGAAACTTTTCCTCGGCTGTGcgatttggtgctacttgtgGAATAGGCTCTTCGGGTACAAATCCCCTACCGCGCCCACGGCCACGTCCGCGCCCTCTACCACGTCCTCTTGGTGCACCTTCCATTCTGATTGACGGACGAGAATCAGTAGACGAAGAGACTCATTcggcatacatacatacatacatacatatatagatatacacgagatatatcgcttctatagtgtaaccatgtgaaagactagttctacgtggaaactaatctaaacttaagtggaataacttaagtgaaaccttaatctcatgacatttcttctacgttgtaacatatctatgttaaacgttgctatcttatcattccttacttaaatcgatcaagcggagctttcacgactaacatttctaAAGTATCCTTGGGTAGTACTCAAACGATTTGTAAGAGACTCATCATTCATATCGTACAGGCAGTGGACCTAACacgataacataaaacttttcattcatttaatcatttgtttcttttgaaacctttaaaCATATGGACAATAAATGCCCCTTTCATAAAAATTTTCTTAATCCGGAAACATTAATgaaatctaactcgaccataaattcattgattcgttaagggctcggatagtcccaaacacgacatacatacatacattggttatatgagttaaaggctcaaaataacaatatgaaagcgataagcaattcatataacatcatacattgAAAACGCGCACTTCTTAAAAACTTTGAAAGCATTTAAAATCATTGAAATTTTTAAGTCGTACcttttgttgcggcagtgtgacggcgagctgagggtcaaCAAATTTTCTTAGAAGCctagaggtactattctagactcgacattagAAGCTtacggttatcagagacatgaaagaaaacttaggctctgataccattctgtcacaccccaattcttgaaggaataaactataatcgagatgcgactaaaatcatagaaataaacaaggaaagaaccttgtgggattcaaataataggataaaaagtcggggaacgccctttgagtgaagaaagacaaaaatcaagtgatattagtcaatcaacaacattctaagccttaggatcacaagttcggtttcatgcttccgataaccaacgttaataacatagagctagaagttgagagtttaagctcgataagaaacataattcagaatttaacataaaagtcttaagttggagaaataaaagacaaataagagctagtgcaacagcggaagacaaaatacggagttgaaccctagcctcagctctgccccgtcagcaccgaccaatcaacctgaaaacatttgaaagaaattttgggctaagtactaatgtacttagtgggctagcatttttataaatatttcataatcataagagcagtttatccaattatactttacatgacttagaaggttttaaaacaaaaataacttctaagcatgttaaaacattttattatattgcgcgcaattgtcacactccctttccgttactcgctgtgatcccggaccttttagccaccgacggatccattactcctgctttacttggactgagggcgtaacccagccaagctcccatttgggacccaatgctccggaacacatcccgtcgagcacccttataacgcctcatacatgattagtgcccgatggagatcaacccaccgagtcagctaataggtgtacacaattctcaaacaacgtgttaggtcataagagaacctcgatcgattaacttatgcgagccttaaacagagcagagtgcacaaaaatatttattggataaacagttttcatttcattgaaatatttaagctcaatagctaaatcatacatttggaaaataagcccacctgaataggcaaagcctgtcgtttattcttaactctgaattggtatagcagtgctagtcctcacgatccacaaagcctacaagaaatctataatcttaataggtctcctgaatctaatcttaagtcatagtgaagtgcttaatattctatgattcacttagccgggttttcaaaatttaatgaataaataattgaaaatatttctcttgagttaagaacaccaacaatattcttactcatctttctttaataattgaaattataataaaaccaattaaatcataaatattcttattgcaaaatataatgcaaatcatgtcatgcttaacatataataagtaattacttaaaatatgcacataataataatataatattattatgaaaattatcctttaaataaattaatcaaactaataatagttcaattaattaaaaataagaaagcccaatttaattaattgaaggcaattcaaaatccttaaataaaataaggcccaacaaatttattaattaatagcccaactgaaacaaaaataaataaaatctcggtccaaatactcataaaaatcggcccatgactcgagcccactctaattaaaatcggcccacaactcgagcccactctaattaaaatcggcccactacCAAGCCCATCACTCAAACCCAACCCCAAAGCCCAACCCTCACCAAGCCCTAGCCCACACTCCCTCCCCCCCTTCTTCTCCCCCCCAGCCGcataatacacacacacaaacaactaatctcactctctctctctcggtcacactcacacacacatgtAACAGCACCCTCTCCCCTCCTCTCCATCTTTTCCGGCGGCGGTAGCAACGCCGCCTCCGCCGTCCCTTGACTCCCCTCTCTCCCATCTCTCGCCTTCTACCTTCATCTCTCACTCCCCACCgacctctctctttctctcttcacaTCGGAAGTCCGCCGCCGCGGAgactcgccggaggagcagcagcgACGAGCTGCCGCCACCAGCTCTC comes from Salvia miltiorrhiza cultivar Shanhuang (shh) chromosome 3, IMPLAD_Smil_shh, whole genome shotgun sequence and encodes:
- the LOC131015761 gene encoding uncharacterized protein LOC131015761, with translation MEGAPRGRGRGRGRGRGRGRGFVPEEPIPQVAPNRTAEEKFRKEKPPTFDGLGEPADAEKWVRAIERIFNYIRCDDEDKVACATYQLVDEADFWWESVRRTMTDEQWENFTWEEFKAELYEKYIPGCYRQKKQNEFWNLRQKTGTVTEYDRAFNQLSRYAPTLVDSDEKRAEKFRNGLHHEIAISLASQGGLTYAQTLSRALTIESLLPREKGKSPEQFGFVPSQDGSKGKRKWNEGTGGNIGNGKKPWTANQNQNQHQNPQPQAIVQTPCPKCQKLHPGECLKGMNVCYNCGEAGHYVSTCPKKGGGAPQQQNPGNQQRQNQGPRGNQNQPRYARAYALNQHRAAGDHGNLAG